The Alteromonas stellipolaris genome includes a region encoding these proteins:
- a CDS encoding pilus assembly protein PilP, whose amino-acid sequence MRYFLVLAAVVLITACSPKLDDLQAYTQSVSENAVHNIEPYPEFATPKTFEYSASELPSPFDSPKENTPPLTQTRQQNCFQPDFKRTKQKLERYGLDSLGLTGNFKSQGVEWALVTSNDGILHKAKIGSRIGLFYGKITEINPNSLTIEQLIPDGAGCWQKKEITLSKTSTSGEKK is encoded by the coding sequence ATGCGCTATTTTTTAGTTCTTGCTGCTGTTGTCTTGATAACCGCTTGCTCGCCAAAACTTGATGACTTGCAGGCGTACACGCAAAGTGTGAGCGAAAATGCGGTTCACAACATTGAACCCTACCCTGAGTTTGCTACACCTAAAACCTTTGAATATTCGGCGAGCGAATTGCCTAGCCCTTTTGATTCGCCTAAAGAAAACACGCCACCACTGACACAAACTCGACAACAAAACTGTTTTCAACCTGACTTTAAACGCACAAAGCAGAAATTGGAAAGGTATGGCTTAGACTCATTAGGGTTAACCGGAAACTTTAAAAGCCAAGGCGTTGAATGGGCGCTAGTAACCAGTAATGACGGTATTCTACATAAAGCCAAAATTGGCAGCCGCATCGGTTTATTTTACGGTAAAATCACTGAAATTAATCCAAACTCACTAACAATAGAACAGCTTATACCTGATGGCGCAGGTTGCTGGCAGAAAAAAGAGATAACGTTGAGCAAAACCTCAACGTCAGGAGAGAAAAAATAA
- a CDS encoding type 4a pilus biogenesis protein PilO — protein sequence MKFDVEKLKELNELDFEQIAIWPNEIRIVVAAFVAIVIGALSYYLLINPKLPILDAAELKEQELKLQYEAKYRIAVNKEAYREQLAQLEDDFSSMLKSLPTSNETPGLLDDITYVGTSSGLTFKLLNWQQEVPKEFYTELPIEIEVSGGYHHFGEFVSKVAGLPRIVTLHDFDILRESNGLTLQLQAKTYRSENSTGISGGSK from the coding sequence ATGAAATTTGATGTAGAAAAACTTAAAGAACTCAATGAACTAGATTTTGAACAAATTGCTATTTGGCCAAATGAAATACGTATAGTGGTGGCTGCCTTTGTGGCAATCGTAATTGGTGCACTTAGCTATTATCTACTTATAAACCCTAAGCTTCCTATTCTAGATGCTGCGGAATTAAAAGAACAAGAGCTAAAGCTGCAATACGAAGCCAAGTACCGCATTGCGGTAAATAAAGAAGCGTACCGAGAGCAGCTCGCACAGCTAGAAGATGACTTTTCTTCCATGCTGAAAAGCCTACCCACCAGCAATGAAACCCCAGGCTTGCTAGACGATATAACTTATGTGGGTACCTCATCAGGGCTTACCTTTAAGTTATTGAACTGGCAACAAGAGGTGCCTAAAGAGTTCTACACCGAACTGCCTATTGAAATTGAAGTCAGTGGAGGCTATCACCATTTTGGAGAGTTCGTTTCTAAAGTGGCTGGGCTTCCTCGTATTGTTACCTTGCATGACTTTGATATTTTACGGGAAAGCAATGGGCTTACCTTGCAATTGCAAGCAAAAACCTACCGCTCAGAAAACAGTACCGGTATAAGCGGGGGATCTAAGTAA
- a CDS encoding PilN domain-containing protein — MAHVNLLPWREQQRQHQKQQYLMALVAVAAIMGLIFWFIGQAIDQQINHQNSRNQFLEREIGLLDAQIADIKNIKESKNAIEQRMALIEQLQASRNVAAIIFDELAKIVPVGVTFQSMKRIGNKLQIEGISDSNNRLSDFMRSLDNSDVFVGAELSSIKADTNASRAISTFTLTFMVSDSVSPLKQDAEGETN, encoded by the coding sequence ATGGCACATGTAAACTTACTTCCTTGGCGCGAACAACAACGCCAACATCAAAAGCAGCAGTATCTAATGGCCTTAGTTGCCGTTGCCGCTATTATGGGGTTAATTTTTTGGTTTATCGGTCAAGCCATCGACCAACAAATTAATCACCAGAATTCAAGAAACCAGTTTCTTGAGCGAGAGATTGGCTTATTAGATGCGCAAATTGCAGATATAAAAAATATTAAAGAAAGCAAAAATGCGATTGAACAGCGCATGGCCCTTATTGAGCAATTACAGGCTAGCCGAAATGTGGCAGCCATAATATTTGATGAGCTTGCTAAAATTGTACCTGTGGGCGTGACCTTCCAATCCATGAAGCGCATAGGTAATAAATTACAAATTGAAGGTATCAGCGATTCAAATAACCGACTTTCTGATTTCATGCGCTCATTAGATAATTCAGATGTTTTTGTTGGAGCTGAATTGTCTTCTATAAAAGCAGACACCAATGCCTCTCGTGCAATTAGCACCTTCACGCTTACCTTCATGGTTAGCGACTCGGTATCACCGTTGAAGCAAGATGCTGAAGGGGAGACAAACTAA
- the pilM gene encoding type IV pilus assembly protein PilM produces MKSLFKKKMPPIVGLDIGTRQIKAVWLEHSVNGYMLQGYACESINKIAFSERDIKDYEAVSLALKKVRNSLKTKIKQANVAVAGTSVISKIVYMEPDQNDYELESQIEIEADSLIPFPLEEVYLDFEELGPSETHSGKVNVLLTAAHKDLVDSRLLLSREADFEPKIVDVENYAIGNAIDFFYNGKVEDEAICAVNVGASLLQISVVRNSNVVYTKEHAFGLNNLVNDISAIQMIEREEAERLLMDDSSSNSWVDEVLPIFAANLQQNINRALQMYMTTFHVDRPAKILLCGGAATIQPLVDILRQDLGLQVDVFDPFLGMTMNPKLDSQRLRRIAPQLTIAAGLASRSFTSWHM; encoded by the coding sequence ATGAAATCGCTGTTCAAGAAAAAGATGCCTCCCATTGTGGGTTTAGACATAGGCACACGTCAAATAAAAGCGGTATGGCTAGAACATTCAGTCAATGGCTACATGCTTCAAGGCTATGCATGTGAATCTATCAATAAAATTGCTTTTTCAGAGCGCGATATTAAAGATTACGAGGCGGTAAGTTTAGCACTTAAAAAAGTGCGTAACAGCTTAAAAACTAAAATAAAGCAAGCTAATGTCGCGGTAGCGGGTACATCGGTAATCAGCAAAATCGTTTATATGGAACCCGACCAAAATGATTATGAACTTGAAAGCCAGATAGAAATTGAAGCCGACAGCCTTATTCCTTTTCCCCTTGAAGAGGTTTATTTGGATTTCGAAGAGCTTGGCCCCAGTGAAACCCATTCTGGCAAGGTCAATGTTCTATTAACAGCTGCTCATAAAGATTTAGTAGATAGCCGGTTACTGCTGTCTCGCGAAGCCGATTTCGAACCTAAAATTGTTGATGTTGAAAATTACGCGATTGGGAATGCCATCGACTTTTTCTACAATGGAAAAGTAGAAGATGAAGCCATTTGTGCCGTTAATGTTGGTGCCTCATTGCTTCAAATCAGTGTGGTACGTAACAGCAACGTGGTCTACACAAAAGAACACGCATTCGGGCTAAATAACTTAGTCAACGATATTAGCGCTATTCAAATGATTGAGCGTGAAGAAGCCGAACGTTTATTAATGGATGATTCATCATCTAACAGCTGGGTAGATGAAGTATTACCTATCTTTGCCGCTAATTTACAACAGAACATCAATCGTGCATTGCAAATGTACATGACAACATTTCATGTTGACCGCCCTGCAAAAATTTTACTTTGCGGCGGCGCTGCCACTATCCAACCTTTAGTAGACATATTACGCCAAGACTTAGGCCTACAAGTTGATGTATTCGACCCCTTTTTGGGCATGACCATGAACCCTAAGTTAGATTCACAGCGGTTACGTCGTATCGCCCCACAGCTCACTATAGCTGCAGGCCTTGCTAGCCGGAGTTTCACATCATGGCACATGTAA
- a CDS encoding type IV pilus secretin PilQ, with translation MAERYLFNKSLNRRSSRWPWLLGFAAICTVLMVYVAPAKALEPVLYDPNDDTPSTRITGIDFTREANNIGVTLVTFEGASPTPQLVESQGKVTITLANSVLDDSQLVELNVTEFSTPVSTIETFQDKKGTRIEILYSDTVTARHAIDDNIIRIKIEPMSLSQQEELENKKTYTGDPISLDFQDVPVRQVLQIIAQVNGFNLVTTDTVTGNVTISLSGVPWDQALDMILRVKGLDKRLEGNILLIAPTEELTARETQALQSKKQVSDLAPLSTVNISVNYAKAANLATILKSSEGGILSERGTVTVDERTNTMLIRDTLPSIDEARKMIDALDIPVKQVLIESRMVTVLDNVDEELGVRWGLSDRESDSGVSGSIEGAEAIAGGSIPSIDDRLNVNLPVSGATGTIGFQIASLVDGTILDLELSALESENKGEIIASPRITVANQQEAYIEQGTEIPYVQATSSGATSVEFKKAVLSLRVTPQITPDNRIILDLVVTQDTRGETVSTSTGDAVAIDTQEIKTQVLVENGETIVLGGIFQQTSTDNVSKVPLFGDLPFLGVLFRNTSEFQEKRELLIFVTPKIITEKP, from the coding sequence ATGGCTGAGCGTTACCTATTTAACAAATCTTTAAATCGTAGAAGTTCTCGCTGGCCTTGGTTGCTTGGCTTTGCTGCTATCTGTACGGTATTGATGGTTTATGTTGCGCCCGCCAAAGCGTTAGAACCCGTATTGTACGACCCAAATGACGACACTCCTTCAACCCGAATTACCGGTATAGACTTTACTCGAGAAGCTAATAATATTGGTGTTACGTTAGTCACCTTTGAAGGTGCTTCACCTACACCGCAACTCGTTGAGTCTCAAGGCAAGGTTACCATAACCCTTGCTAATAGCGTGTTAGATGACAGTCAGCTCGTTGAATTAAACGTAACAGAGTTTTCCACGCCAGTATCAACCATTGAGACCTTTCAAGATAAAAAAGGTACGCGTATAGAGATTCTTTATAGCGATACCGTGACAGCTCGCCACGCGATAGACGATAACATCATTCGCATCAAAATTGAGCCGATGAGCTTGTCGCAACAAGAAGAGTTAGAAAACAAAAAAACCTATACAGGCGACCCTATCTCGCTAGATTTTCAAGATGTACCTGTACGTCAAGTGTTGCAAATTATCGCGCAAGTTAACGGCTTTAACTTAGTAACCACAGACACAGTGACTGGAAATGTCACTATTAGCCTATCAGGTGTACCTTGGGATCAAGCCCTTGATATGATTTTGCGTGTTAAAGGATTAGATAAACGCTTAGAGGGTAACATTCTGTTGATTGCGCCAACTGAAGAGCTAACCGCCAGAGAAACCCAGGCATTGCAGTCAAAGAAGCAAGTGTCTGATTTAGCCCCGCTTAGTACAGTCAACATCTCGGTAAATTACGCTAAAGCAGCCAATCTGGCGACTATTTTGAAATCTTCAGAAGGCGGCATTTTATCTGAGCGCGGGACAGTTACCGTGGATGAACGCACTAACACTATGCTTATTCGAGATACGTTACCTTCCATTGATGAAGCAAGAAAAATGATTGATGCGCTGGATATCCCAGTTAAACAAGTATTAATTGAAAGCAGAATGGTTACCGTACTTGATAACGTGGATGAAGAGCTAGGTGTTCGCTGGGGCTTAAGCGATAGAGAAAGTGACAGTGGTGTTTCAGGGAGTATTGAAGGGGCTGAAGCTATTGCAGGTGGCTCTATTCCGAGTATTGACGACAGACTAAACGTAAACCTTCCGGTTTCTGGTGCAACGGGCACTATTGGCTTTCAAATCGCAAGCTTGGTTGATGGCACCATATTAGATTTAGAGCTATCTGCACTTGAGTCTGAAAACAAAGGTGAGATTATCGCTAGCCCACGCATTACCGTGGCGAACCAACAAGAAGCCTACATTGAACAAGGAACCGAAATACCTTATGTTCAAGCCACCTCAAGTGGCGCAACTTCGGTTGAATTCAAAAAAGCGGTATTGTCGCTTCGCGTAACACCGCAAATTACGCCAGATAATCGCATTATTTTGGATTTAGTGGTGACGCAAGATACGCGTGGTGAAACAGTGTCTACTTCTACCGGTGATGCCGTTGCCATTGATACGCAAGAAATCAAAACTCAGGTCTTGGTAGAAAACGGCGAAACCATAGTATTAGGCGGTATTTTCCAGCAAACGAGTACCGATAACGTATCAAAAGTACCATTATTTGGTGACCTGCCGTTTTTAGGTGTGCTGTTTCGCAATACATCGGAGTTTCAAGAGAAACGTGAGCTACTTATATTTGTAACACCGAAAATAATTACAGAAAAACCGTAA
- the aroK gene encoding shikimate kinase AroK — protein sequence MAEKRNIFLVGPMGAGKSTIGRHLADELHLDFYDSDQEIERRSGADIAWIFDLEGEDGFRAREENIINDLTDKQGIVLATGGGSIVTKAVRNRLSARGIVVYLQTTIDKQVARTQRDKRRPLLQNDDPEQVLRDLADLRNPLYEEVADYVVDTDDQSARAVANQIISKIGL from the coding sequence ATGGCTGAAAAACGTAATATCTTTTTGGTTGGCCCAATGGGTGCTGGCAAAAGTACCATCGGTAGACACCTGGCAGACGAACTTCACCTGGATTTTTATGACTCCGATCAGGAAATAGAGCGCCGTTCTGGTGCTGATATCGCCTGGATCTTCGACCTTGAAGGCGAAGATGGATTCCGTGCACGTGAAGAAAACATCATCAATGATTTAACAGACAAGCAGGGTATCGTGCTTGCCACTGGCGGCGGTTCAATTGTAACCAAAGCAGTACGTAATCGTTTGTCTGCACGAGGCATTGTTGTTTACTTGCAAACTACGATTGATAAGCAAGTTGCTCGAACACAGCGCGATAAGCGTCGCCCTTTGCTTCAAAACGACGATCCGGAGCAAGTACTTCGCGATCTAGCAGATTTGCGTAATCCTCTTTACGAAGAAGTTGCAGATTATGTAGTTGATACTGATGACCAATCTGCTCGTGCAGTGGCAAATCAGATCATTAGTAAAATCGGTTTATAA
- the aroB gene encoding 3-dehydroquinate synthase — protein MSTLTVELGERSYPIHIEAGLLKQPGLFVPYIKGPLVVIVTNETVAPLYLDTVKAACGSKQIETIVLPDGEQYKNLEQFEVVMTRLLELNAARDTTLIALGGGVIGDLCGFVAATYQRGVPFIQVPTTLLSQVDSSVGGKTAVNHSLGKNMIGAFYQPILVAIDTKSLSTLPPREFSAGMAEVIKYGIIYDEAFFSWLEANEQALKQLDESTLNVAIKRCCEIKAEVVAKDEREGGLRAILNLGHTFGHAIEAEQGYGNWLHGEAVSAGTIIACVAAEQLGWFTASETRRVRSLFEAFSLPVEGPSTMSKADYVKHMKRDKKVEAGNIRFVLPKNMGNAVVTKDVTDDILTKILR, from the coding sequence ATGTCAACCTTAACTGTGGAACTTGGCGAACGTAGCTACCCTATACATATTGAGGCTGGGTTGCTCAAGCAGCCTGGCCTTTTTGTGCCTTATATAAAAGGTCCATTGGTGGTTATTGTCACCAATGAAACTGTTGCGCCATTATATCTTGATACCGTGAAAGCGGCATGTGGTAGCAAGCAAATTGAAACCATTGTATTGCCTGACGGTGAACAATATAAAAACCTCGAGCAATTCGAGGTAGTCATGACCCGCTTGCTTGAACTCAACGCGGCTCGAGATACCACCCTTATTGCATTAGGTGGTGGTGTTATTGGCGATTTGTGTGGTTTTGTGGCTGCAACATATCAACGCGGCGTACCCTTTATTCAAGTGCCCACTACCCTACTTTCACAAGTAGATTCTTCTGTAGGTGGTAAAACCGCGGTTAATCACTCCTTGGGCAAAAACATGATTGGCGCTTTTTATCAGCCAATCTTGGTCGCTATTGATACCAAATCACTGTCTACGCTACCTCCCCGTGAGTTCTCTGCTGGTATGGCGGAAGTCATAAAATACGGCATCATTTATGATGAAGCCTTTTTCTCTTGGCTTGAAGCGAATGAGCAAGCACTAAAACAGCTTGATGAATCAACCCTCAATGTTGCCATTAAACGCTGCTGTGAAATTAAAGCGGAAGTGGTTGCTAAAGATGAACGTGAAGGCGGCCTGAGAGCTATTTTAAACTTAGGTCACACCTTTGGTCACGCCATTGAAGCTGAACAAGGCTATGGTAACTGGTTACATGGCGAAGCTGTGTCAGCTGGTACTATAATTGCTTGTGTAGCTGCAGAGCAGTTAGGTTGGTTTACAGCGTCAGAAACTCGTCGCGTACGTTCACTCTTTGAGGCATTTTCACTTCCAGTGGAAGGGCCTAGCACAATGAGTAAAGCAGATTATGTAAAGCATATGAAGCGCGACAAAAAAGTAGAAGCCGGTAATATTCGTTTTGTACTTCCTAAGAATATGGGCAATGCAGTTGTCACTAAAGACGTCACTGACGATATTCTTACTAAAATTCTACGCTAG
- a CDS encoding SPOR domain-containing protein: protein MGLLRMHSELHERLEYLVNYSSQLVFVSGDSIAEQQQTLEAFVYQQHDDTEIAYLTAESNMEISDYRGQLCRQLLGQVVGSFVRPLNELLSALNSHEGPVLIAITQAEHMPDKLLQELWDLVLQSRFAGNKQHLNVLLFATTKWAENAKKWLPAKNTDTPLLISSQSISSNLQTSKPQGSELDRMISQRREAFQAHLDKRNLPVEATPSNPLTSTGFYIAIALVFLLTFGGLVTWQYGDSISSLFSPIAQQPKPSESENVVPGSAFSKVADNQAEQPIAPTPDNESNVELVTDWKGAVSSLDRDADGKVAGDVTNSALIDSTSDPDTLVAGTPMQISNQEPQQQVISSEGANSASTLNTPDSVAAKPALNESTQTAKAQQASVQVQSQSDGGSTSERATSTPPTSAITEILKPDMVLPNDFVIQMVGIKDKNVVSQFIAQHNLYAVTRQYVTTRYGGDWHVVVFHQPFKSLTDARTALSALPDYPTKNEAFIKLGQQILDEMALVAGE from the coding sequence ATGGGGTTATTGCGCATGCACAGTGAATTGCATGAACGTCTTGAGTATTTAGTTAATTATTCCTCTCAACTGGTTTTTGTCAGTGGCGACTCTATTGCAGAGCAACAGCAAACTCTTGAAGCCTTCGTTTACCAGCAGCATGACGATACTGAGATAGCGTATTTAACCGCTGAATCTAATATGGAAATTTCTGACTACCGTGGTCAGTTGTGCCGCCAGTTGTTAGGTCAAGTAGTCGGTAGTTTCGTACGCCCTCTTAATGAATTATTGTCTGCACTTAATAGCCATGAAGGGCCAGTACTCATTGCTATAACGCAAGCCGAGCACATGCCCGACAAACTGCTTCAAGAGCTATGGGATTTGGTATTACAAAGCCGCTTCGCGGGTAACAAGCAACATTTGAATGTATTGCTATTTGCCACAACCAAATGGGCTGAAAATGCCAAAAAATGGCTCCCAGCCAAAAATACCGATACCCCATTACTTATTAGTAGCCAATCTATTTCTTCAAACCTTCAAACTTCAAAGCCTCAAGGATCTGAACTAGATAGGATGATTTCCCAGCGCCGAGAAGCGTTTCAAGCTCACCTTGATAAACGGAATCTTCCTGTCGAAGCCACCCCGTCTAACCCACTTACCTCTACGGGGTTCTATATAGCTATAGCCTTGGTATTTTTATTGACCTTTGGCGGATTGGTTACTTGGCAGTATGGCGATTCAATATCGTCGTTATTTTCACCGATTGCACAACAACCTAAGCCTTCTGAGTCAGAGAATGTGGTACCAGGCTCTGCTTTTAGCAAAGTCGCAGATAATCAAGCTGAGCAGCCTATTGCGCCAACTCCAGACAATGAGAGCAACGTAGAACTCGTGACAGACTGGAAAGGTGCGGTCTCCTCGCTTGATCGCGATGCAGATGGCAAAGTAGCTGGCGACGTAACAAACAGCGCTCTGATAGACAGCACTTCTGACCCTGATACGCTGGTAGCGGGCACACCAATGCAAATCAGCAATCAAGAGCCTCAACAACAAGTAATCTCGAGTGAAGGGGCTAATAGTGCATCTACTTTAAACACTCCTGATAGCGTTGCGGCAAAACCCGCTTTAAATGAAAGCACGCAAACCGCCAAGGCTCAACAAGCCAGCGTGCAAGTGCAATCACAAAGTGATGGTGGATCAACAAGTGAAAGGGCTACCAGCACTCCCCCTACCAGCGCTATCACAGAAATCTTAAAGCCTGACATGGTTTTGCCCAACGATTTTGTGATTCAGATGGTAGGCATTAAAGATAAAAACGTTGTTAGCCAATTTATTGCTCAACATAACTTGTATGCCGTTACCCGACAGTATGTGACTACACGGTATGGCGGTGATTGGCATGTGGTGGTTTTCCATCAACCATTTAAATCACTAACTGACGCTCGTACTGCGTTATCTGCCCTACCGGATTATCCGACTAAAAACGAAGCGTTCATTAAACTTGGACAGCAAATTTTAGACGAAATGGCGCTGGTAGCTGGCGAATAA
- a CDS encoding Dam family site-specific DNA-(adenine-N6)-methyltransferase produces MMQKKNRAFLKWAGGKYSLVEHIQARLPQANKLIEPFVGAGSVFLNTQYKRYLLNDINPDLINLYNFLKAQPDAIIHDARSFFNGERNDEKMYYALREEFNATEDEYYRAILFLYLNRHGYNGLCRYSLAGRFNVPFGRYKKPYFPEHEMFVFAEKAQKATFTCLPFEKVFTRARRGNVIYCDPPYAPISKTAAFTSYAARSFGQDAQEKLAELAMRTAKKRGIPVLVSNHDLPLTRTLYKGADFSMLSVKRSISQNGATRKPVDEILAYFPPSAVVKKPKRNQRRNVEAKK; encoded by the coding sequence ATGATGCAGAAAAAGAACCGGGCCTTTTTAAAGTGGGCCGGTGGCAAGTACAGCCTAGTAGAGCATATTCAGGCCAGGTTACCTCAAGCAAACAAACTTATTGAACCGTTTGTAGGCGCGGGGTCAGTGTTTCTGAATACTCAGTATAAGCGGTATTTGCTGAACGACATCAACCCTGACCTTATAAACCTGTATAACTTCTTAAAAGCGCAGCCAGATGCCATCATTCATGACGCTCGTAGTTTCTTTAACGGCGAACGTAACGATGAGAAAATGTACTATGCTTTGCGAGAAGAATTTAATGCCACCGAAGACGAGTACTACCGAGCTATTTTATTTCTATACCTTAATAGGCATGGGTACAATGGATTATGTCGCTATAGTTTAGCGGGCAGGTTCAACGTACCTTTTGGGCGTTATAAAAAGCCCTACTTCCCTGAGCATGAAATGTTCGTGTTTGCAGAGAAGGCGCAAAAAGCCACATTCACTTGTTTACCCTTTGAAAAAGTATTTACTCGCGCCCGCCGCGGAAATGTCATTTATTGTGACCCACCCTACGCACCTATCAGTAAAACAGCGGCGTTTACAAGTTATGCAGCGCGCAGTTTTGGACAAGACGCGCAAGAGAAGTTAGCAGAACTTGCAATGCGAACCGCAAAAAAGCGGGGGATCCCCGTGTTGGTGTCGAATCATGATTTGCCACTTACCCGCACCTTATACAAGGGCGCAGATTTCAGCATGTTGTCGGTAAAGCGCTCCATTAGTCAAAATGGTGCTACAAGAAAGCCCGTAGATGAAATTTTGGCGTACTT